One Misgurnus anguillicaudatus chromosome 5, ASM2758022v2, whole genome shotgun sequence genomic window, aaataagttttaaagggatagttcacccaaaaatgcaaatgatgtcattttcacatcctcatgttgttctaaatctgtataaatttattttatttaatgaacacaaaataagatattttgataaacgaTGGTAAGCACGCAGTCGATTGTAACCATTGATgaccatagtaggaaaaacaaatacgatggaattcaatgagtaccattaaaggcggagtccacgatgtttgaaagccaatgttgatatttgaaatcacctaaacaaacacgcccctaccccaatagaatctggaccttctgttgatagacccgccccacacatacgcaacccggcaaggatgtcggttagtagacacgctccttactgctgattggctataagtgtgttttggtagtcggcccgtctccttttccaaagcgtttttcaaacatcgtggactccgcctttaactgtgtggttaccatcatttatcaaaatatcttcatcatttatAACAATAGtgccataatatttgttttcctactatggcagtcaatggttacaatcagctgtgtgcttaccatcatttatcaaaatatatttgtttgtggctaccagttaaatatcacatacaatttaaaatattactaatcacctacaaagccttaaatggcctaacGCCcgcgtatattaaagaactactatcagaatacaatccaccacgtaaactgcgctcacaaaattcgggtcacttaattatccctagaatatcaaaagtgtctaaaggtggtagatccttttcctacttggcccctaagctctagaatgatttaccaaataatgtttgagtatcagacacagtcgatcaatttaaatcgaaacttaagacattcttctttaacaaagcattcacataaaatgtccggtgaatgtacttttcccgcagtagttattttgtctagaacaaagcactcacatacctcatatgggtaatatactattgccgcaatagttagcctgtctggaaccgaactgacttaaaccactataatgtatgacacttgcattacatgcgaatggcccctacgctaatagaactttgtttttgtctccctgtctcgtcctcgaccccgaggacaatgagattaatcgcatgatttcatgagttaactgcgattaatctagattaatttttttaatctattgacagccctaatatatatatatatatatatatatatatatatatatatatatatatatatatatattaatttctcccaagggtttttgtccttctaggagtttttcccaccgggttttctcctaggggggttttcgtcccagggagagtcagccaactttggcttaacttagcactttactgtatacgtgacattattaatacgcttgcttatatggtttaaccttagccgctatactctacttcttatattttctattgattttctgtgttctcctctacatctactcatgtaaagctgcaacaattaacaattgtgaaaagcgctatataaataaaattgaattgaattcatCTAAATAAAAGAAATGCATACAGAATGAGAAAATGTACTGTGCCTTTAAATGCCCACATTTTGAGAGACAAGGGCAATAAGACACTATCAGGCATCTTATAAagacctgtctgtctgtctatattatGGTATTTTAGTCTGGAGTAAAGAAAAATGAAAGGAGTGAATGCCACAGGCAAGATTCAAATGTGCCTCTATTATACAGTATGTTGTGCGCACATCCACTACCCACTGTGCCACAAGATGTAACAAGTCAACAAAACTTAGGAATAGTTCAACTTTATCTCTGACTGAAAACACTGTGGCTTCAGAGGAACATTAGTGCATAATTGCATTTATAAGCTTGGGTTTTATATACTGTAGTCCTTCTTGCATCTTGATCGACACAGTAACTGTGAAGTGCATAAAAGTAGTAAATCACTTGGCATAATAATGACTAAATGTCATTaaaatttttggctgaactgtTCCTTAAATGCTTATATGTTTAATGCATAATTAAATTGATTTGTATTTGGGTTAAAGATCTATAAGGGAAAAGAAGCTAGGGGCAGTCAAAAAGGTTTACCTCCGACTCCCCGGTGCAGAGAATGCGTTTTTAGCGGTAGGTCATACCTCGCACTCTCTGGAGCCCGAGATGGTGCAGGTGCACGCCCCGTTAACCAAAGAGTCCATGGTCTCTGCATTGGCATGGTTGTAGCTCAGATAATATTCTTGCAGCTGGGTGTTGATGTTATGCTCCGGCTCTTGAGTCTTTTTCCTGCGCTTGCGTCGGATGGAGTGCTGCTGGAGTTGTCTCATGCTGTTAGGGTACCGACGCCACGAGACGTAAATCACCAACAGTATCAGTGACACCGAGAGGAACAGAGCGACGCTGCCGGCGATGATCTTGTGGAAGGTCATGTGCTCGAACTCGGGCTCTGGGGTGAAAGGTAAGCTGGTGGGTGTGGGTGGGAATTCTTTGTCGGACTGAACAGGAAATGAAAGCTTTGGAGATAGTCTTTGGGTAACTTGAGAAAGCGGTCTCGTTGTGGTAGGCGGGGTTGTAGTGGGTGGCTTCGTCACATATAAAGTTGTCGTGGTCGTGGTCAGGAGAAGAATTAAATCCGTGGTGGGTTCCACAGTAAATATCTCCTCGCACACGGAGTTGTTCCTTACAGCATCCATGACTTTTTCTCCCTGTAGGGATTTGGGAGTACTGCAGATAATGCTGGCATCTCTGGTTCCTCTAAAGTTTCTCAGCCAGGACACCAGGGGACAGATACTTGAGCTGCAATCCCACACGTTTCCAGCCAGATTGATGGTGCTAATGGAGATCCACGACGAAACCACTTCCTGGGAAACGTTGCTGATCTTGTTAGACTCCAGATTGAGGGTGTGCAAATTGGGCAGACACTTAAAAATGGCAGGATCTAAAACCTGAATCTCATTGCCTGATAGATCCAACTTTTGCAGGGTGTGCCAAGTCCAAGGCGATCCTTGGATTACCGTCCGTATGCGATTCCATTGCAGATACAGAGCCTGCAGGTTTAAGAGGCGTGGAAAAAGGAAAAAATTAATCCTGGAAAACTGATTGTGTTCCAGATGGAGCTCCGTCAACCTCAGCAGACCCAAAAAGGTTGTCCGAGTTATCGTCCGCAAGCGATTGTAACCCAAATCTAAAAACTCGAGGCTTCTACATTCCATAAACGTTCGAACGGGAATGCTTTTGATACTGTTGGACCGGAGGTGAAGGGTCTGAAGCTTGCGAAGCCCTTGGAAATACCCCGGCCTCAGGTCCTGTAGCTGATTGTAGGACAGGTCGAGGTTGCGTAGGTTTGGAACGGTCTCGAAAGTGTTGTTTTGCAACTGCATGATTTTGTTAGAGCTCAGGATTAATTCCTTTACCCGGCGAAGGCCTCGGAAAGCCAGTCGGTCCACGGCGCTGATGGAATTGTGGTCCAGATAGAGCCACACCAGCTGGTTGAGGTGCGCAAACTGGTACGGCAGCAACACCAGGAGGCCGTTGTAGCGCAGGGATAGACCCTGGCACCCCAGAGAGACGTTCTCCGGGACGTCTTGAAAGCCGCCAGATTCGCAGTAAACAATCTTGCCCTCGCAGCGGCAACTCGTCGGGCACATCCTCTCCCCCTTGCTGAGCAGCAGGAGAACAGAGACGTGAAGTAGAAAACACGACAGACGCCCTTCCCATGGTAAGGGCCCTGcggagacagacagaaacacagcCAGACAACATTTTGCGTCAGTTGTAGCGTTCACTCAAGGTTTGCTAGTGATTGTGTCTGTGCTAACAACCTTCCTCTTTATCATTATGAAAAGTGAGCTATTACAATGATGGGTAGGGAACATTGAATTGTGCCATGgtcatttaaatgtaatgcatAGGATATGAAAATGAGTTGGGCAGCTAATGATTAAGTATGAAGATTTTAGTGAGTTATCCGTGATTGAACACAACGCCTTTTAATGCACCCTGAAATGAAAGCTagtaagaaaatatattttaatgaatAGAAATTAATAATGAGCCACACTCACCAGAGCAGACCTACTGTAATCAGCATGCATCCAATATATGCATCCACATGCCAAACGCATGGAACAATGCAATGTTTCCACCTCCATCGAACATTATAATGGCAAGGAGTAAAAATAGCATGCATTCACAATCTATACGGCTCAAGGTGGCCATCAGTTACAGTTTGCGTCATAAAGGCTTCCTACTAAATTATATGCAGGAGAAAGCGACATCATTGTCGTTCGTCTCAAAGTTTACTTGTATCATTAGCCGGGAACATATGAAAGATCCGTTCCCTGCTGTTTTGCTGCTTAGCTCTGCTTCTTTAACAAGAGGAGCTGTGCAACACCATTGGGGGTTTACACAGTCATCAATTTTATATAATAGCGTCCTATTGGTGCagtaaatatgttttgttttgtgtctAAAGGCCAGTCACCCGTCGCCTGCTGATTAGATATCGGAGAGCGGAGATGGCACAGAGAGCGCATGGCTGCCCTTAGCAGCAGAGATCATTAGAGACACGGCCTTAATGGATAAAGGCCCACAAGAATGCGCTAATTCTTCGGGTGCGAGACGCTGCAACCGAGGAGGTGGTTTGTTTTCCCTTGTGGCTTGTATAGCTCAGCAGACGATATTATGTAAGTAATTATATGACCCATTAATACTGCATATTTTAATTAGCGATATATCGTTCGAAGAGAAGTACGGAGAGGTTTCAGTCTCGTGAGCGATTGGATTTTGAACATTTTCCTTGCTATTGTTATTAAATTTGTGCCATAGAAAAATTCATCCACAAAAGGCTGAATGTAAACCTGAGCGATCAATCTTTAGGTCTGGCTGTTAAAGAAATCAATGAGGAAATTAAGCCTTTGAGAGTCATTAAAAGATAAAGATTTGCAGAGCAGATTCTCTTAACGTTTTCTTCTCACTTAACTGTTTAAAATCAAGAGTAGATAAGGCTGTTTTTAAAAGCATACCCGCTTCATGCGTTCCTTAATGGATGGAGGAGTTTGCCGAGTTCTCACttgttatttgtattttaagtgcATCTAACATTAAGATGCACAGCGATTTTCTTACTCTTCAGCTCATGAGTGTGTGTTGTGTCAATAAATATTCCAAGTTCAGTGTAAGTTAAGAGGTTGTGATTTAAGGTTTTAGGGTATTTTTTTGAACGGGGCTTTGGAGGATCTGAAAGCTAAATTGCGAAGCTTATATCAGGAAGGAGATTTGATTATACGGTTGGTGAAATAAAGTATGTGCAAATGAGTGTGCAGAGATATCTTCTTTTCATTAATTTGTTATCTTATCTTTAACACAGTACATCCTATTAAATGAAGATTGTATGCTGATACCTCACAAGCAcgtgttatatatattttagctTAAATCAGTGGTACTTTTCGGCATTGCCCCCCTCTCCCCCTGGTAGGGTGCATACCTTTGCAGCACCCCCACAATAAAAATTCATGACACCAAACccttcttaaagggacagttaggctaaaaatgaaaattaccccatcaTTTCACTCATCCTGAGGCCTCCCGAGTTACATATGTCCATCCTTTTACGAACacatatttagatatttttgaaaatgcCCCCCTTTGCTTCCAAAAAGTAAATCCACAAGGCTCGGGGGGACTAATAAAGGCCTTTTAGGGGTAAgcgatgtgattttgtaagagaaatataaatatttaaaactttacaaacgaaaataactagcttccgataATGCCGCCATTTTAGACGACTCCGTATTTAGAAGAGAGTatcagcgtagtgtacgcaaAAGGCTTTTATTTATCCCCCGGAGCTGTGTGGATTTACTTTTGCCAAGGATggatgcatatttttttatttgaaggaGAGGACCCCATACTCATTTATTATAAAGATTAGAATCTGAATACGTGTTCGtatgaatatatgtataaatttcatttttggccgaactatccctttaagttgcaGGGGAATATGTAAAAATACATTGTCTGGGTCAtcaaactaaattaaattattgatttttattttatgccaaaaataattaggatattaaagggacactccactttttttgaaaatatcattttccagctcccctaga contains:
- the lrrtm4l2 gene encoding leucine-rich repeat transmembrane neuronal protein 4 isoform X2, with amino-acid sequence MGPLPWEGRLSCFLLHVSVLLLLSKGERMCPTSCRCEGKIVYCESGGFQDVPENVSLGCQGLSLRYNGLLVLLPYQFAHLNQLVWLYLDHNSISAVDRLAFRGLRRVKELILSSNKIMQLQNNTFETVPNLRNLDLSYNQLQDLRPGYFQGLRKLQTLHLRSNSIKSIPVRTFMECRSLEFLDLGYNRLRTITRTTFLGLLRLTELHLEHNQFSRINFFLFPRLLNLQALYLQWNRIRTVIQGSPWTWHTLQKLDLSGNEIQVLDPAIFKCLPNLHTLNLESNKISNVSQEVVSSWISISTINLAGNVWDCSSSICPLVSWLRNFRGTRDASIICSTPKSLQGEKVMDAVRNNSVCEEIFTVEPTTDLILLLTTTTTTLYVTKPPTTTPPTTTRPLSQVTQRLSPKLSFPVQSDKEFPPTPTSLPFTPEPEFEHMTFHKIIAGSVALFLSVSLILLVIYVSWRRYPNSMRQLQQHSIRRKRRKKTQEPEHNINTQLQEYYLSYNHANAETMDSLVNGACTCTISGSRECEV
- the lrrtm4l2 gene encoding leucine-rich repeat transmembrane neuronal protein 4 isoform X1, translating into MGPLPWEGRLSCFLLHVSVLLLLSKGERMCPTSCRCEGKIVYCESGGFQDVPENVSLGCQGLSLRYNGLLVLLPYQFAHLNQLVWLYLDHNSISAVDRLAFRGLRRVKELILSSNKIMQLQNNTFETVPNLRNLDLSYNQLQDLRPGYFQGLRKLQTLHLRSNSIKSIPVRTFMECRSLEFLDLGYNRLRTITRTTFLGLLRLTELHLEHNQFSRINFFLFPRLLNLQALYLQWNRIRTVIQGSPWTWHTLQKLDLSGNEIQVLDPAIFKCLPNLHTLNLESNKISNVSQEVVSSWISISTINLAGNVWDCSSSICPLVSWLRNFRGTRDASIICSTPKSLQGEKVMDAVRNNSVCEEIFTVEPTTDLILLLTTTTTTLYVTKPPTTTPPTTTRPLSQVTQRLSPKLSFPVQSDKEFPPTPTSLPFTPEPEFEHMTFHKIIAGSVALFLSVSLILLVIYVSWRRYPNSMRQLQQHSIRRKRRKKTQEPEHNINTQLQEYYLSYNHANAETMDSLVNGACTCTISGSRECENAYTYPRPLPGPWLGDIHTIH